The Solanum pennellii chromosome 4, SPENNV200 genomic interval CACCAACACATCACATAATGTGTATGTACATAGTCAcatatacattatattatttattattccaCATGCTAGCTAGAACTAGCAAATTATtcatcacacacacacacacattattTCTTGAGAAGGTGACTTTCTATATCCTTGGTCATGGCAAGGATAACACCCAAGTGAAGGAGGGGTTCTGGGGTATCTTCAGTTTTCTTTTCGTAGTCAATTGTCCAAGTAGTCCACTGGCCATCACAAGATGTTGTAAAATTACAGTATTTATACAACTTTAATAAATCTCCTTCGATAACTTTCCATTTGATTAATTTCTGCTGAGGATCGGCCGCTTCGATTAGGTGCTTCATATACATTTCTTGTCCAGCTACAATCATATTATAAACAGAAAATACAAGAGATCGTTAGCACTAGTTCAACTGTTAAATGGAGAATTTAAAcatttacaaaatattattaggtgagaaaattatatttgtgaTGTTATTACTACTttcatgagttttttttaatattattattaaagattAGTGAGTGATGAGTAGTTATATTCCTTTGTTGAAAAGCAAAAGGATTTACTTGTActatatttatgaaaattaaacACCATCGAATATATTTTCATGAAGATTATTTTCTTAGAAATAAACTTTCTTATTAGTTATTGTCAAATACCCttaaatagagaaaatttatgCAAGTAAATCATATTAAGAGAGAGATAGGGTACCAAAAAAAGGTGAGTTACCTTCATTGTATTTCCAACTAACAATCGAACCAGTCTTAACGCTTTCACCTTCGTGAATTCCAAAATGGACGATATTTTTA includes:
- the LOC107017702 gene encoding kirola-like yields the protein MGLKGKLIASMEMKCGEGSFFDIFHINTNQVPNISPKNIVHFGIHEGESVKTGSIVSWKYNEAGQEMYMKHLIEAADPQQKLIKWKVIEGDLLKLYKYCNFTTSCDGQWTTWTIDYEKKTEDTPEPLLHLGVILAMTKDIESHLLKK